DNA from Drosophila busckii strain San Diego stock center, stock number 13000-0081.31 chromosome 2R, ASM1175060v1, whole genome shotgun sequence:
acacacacacaaacacccacacattaacacacacacatatatacacacttaACATTGGTTCGTGGATGTTGTggaaacaacagcaaagcatcGCCATTATGAACATGAATCTGCAGGATATCCAACAGGATATCCATAGATTAGCCACGCAGCAGAGCCAAATGCAGGCTCAGCATctgcaagcgcagcagctgatgcAGGCCCAGCAAATAGCCAACATGCTCAACCAGGTAAGCGATACATAACCCACGCTTTACTCCTCCTGCCCACCATCTActcaccaacagcaacaaatttacaacacgcaacaaatatatttgctatacactttgattcACAATTAAAACTTGTGCGGAAGTCTTTAATAGATAGAACAGCTATGAATTGATTAATTGTCAATAAGTCTAGAAGTTCAATTTTGATATAGAACAAtatgtttatttctttattcACAATTGCTCGTATGACTTCTGATGTGCCAAAgaaactattaaattaaaattcacaaataattacttaacatttatttgcctAGTATTATAATAATACTGGTCCTATTGTAATACGAAAAACAAGCCAcagataaatttaaattcaagcttAAAGTTAAGACAAAAACACGTCAATAAAAAGACTTGTAAACCTGTTATCAAACAAAAAGATCAAAACTAACGATCGATTTATATGAATATAGAGTATAGAATATATAACTGATACACTTAAATATCATATTATGATATATTTCGTAAATATTCCGAGCTTTCCGACTGTTAATTAAGACCAAATTGctactatttttaattgtttattcaacttgctatgcatatttctatcaaagtgtatatgaaAGTCGTTCATGTGCGACTTTAGCCACACGCTTTtttgattgttattgtttattgttttatgtgacattttttgttttgtatgcctttggctttgcctttgcctttaacttttgttgtgtCTTGCACTAACCGCATTTGCCTCGTTTTTGTGCCTGCTTCCcaacattggcagcagcagactTATGGCTCGCAGCAACATTTGGCCGACCATCATTATCAGCAGCGACCCATGCAGCAAAGCTTTGGCTCATCACCGCATCTTCCGCAGGCCTTCAATGCACCCGTCAGCGCCTACAGCTCACGCCCGCCCAGTCGCGATCcctaccagcagcagcagcagcagcaacaacagcagacgCCCATGCAGCTGCCGCCCATGCAATATGTGAACGAGCATGGCCAGTACATGTCGCCGCCCCAGCACTACATGCAACCCCAAAGCCTCTACAGCGACAACGGCACGCCCTACAACAACCACTCGCCCTACggagcgccgccgccgccgcagtaTGCGCAACGCTCCAGCGTCATCTACGACGACTACGGCCAGCCAGCGAACCACTTCTATCTGCACGAGACCTCACCCCAGCCGGCGCATCCGCAGCGACGCACCTGGGCGCACTCCGCTGCCGCCGCGGCCtacgagcaacagcagcagcagccgccgctgctcGATGTAAATGCTTGGCAAACACAGaagaaaatgcagcagcaacatcagcagcagcagccttggCAGCCTAATCGACCGCCTTCCAGTGTGGGCGCGCCGCAGGGATTTGTGCTGCATCAgaatggcggcggcgctggtggtggtggcggcggcggcggcggcgagcTGCAGCATCTGTTCCAGGTGCAGGCATCGCCGCAGCATAGTCAGCGCCTGCATGGCGGCGCCAATGGTGTTCAACGCCAGCAATCGCTCACGAATCTGCGCGACAATCGCTCGCCCAAGGGCAACATGGTGGGGGGTCCGCAGCATATGGCAATGGGTCAGCACGAGGACATGATGGCGCCACAGAGTATTTGCTTCATCGGCGATGAGGAGGATGTGGAGGAGCTGGAACGCAACATCATCGAGTCTATGCAGTCCACGCGCATCTCGGATTTTGtagtgcagcaacagcagcgactgcagcagcagcagcaacaacaacagcaccagcagcagcagcaacagcaccatagtgggcgtggcagcagctcgGAGGATTACGACAGTGGCGAGCTCATTTCCAACAAGCTAAACATCACCAGCGGCAACCTAACCTATCGCATACCCTCACCCTCGCGACCGGCCATACAGGCCAACAGTTTTCAGGATCcacgcggcggcggcagcgaggAGCCAGCCGAGAAGGGCTTCTACATATCGTTTGACAATGAGCAGCCCAAGCGACCGAAGCCGCCGCTGCGCGCCAAGCGCTCGCCCAAAAAGGAATCCAGCCGCGACAGTGTGGACAACCAAGTTGTCCTTAAACGTGAATCACTAAGTCAACTGCACAACAATTCTTTCTCAGCCAGCGAGGAGCCCAAACATGTTGCCAGCCGCGCCAGCATGAGCATGAACATGAATGCCAGCGCCACCTACAACAAGTACACGGATGAGCCGCCGGTACAGCTGCGCCAGCTGTCCCACACGAGCGCCGAGCCAGCATCCAATGGCCAGGAGCGGCGACACCTGGAGGACCTCACCAAccagcccaagcagcagccgctgtcGCCCACACGCCTCAGCCGCACCGAGCAGAGCAATCTCAGTGCAGCGGAGGCCAAGAACAAGGCGCTAGTCATTGGCGTGGATGCCACCAACCTGGATCCGGTGAGCAGCATGCAACCCTATATAGTTTGAAATATAGATTTATAACGGGAGTCCACTTTTCAAATCATATAAACACATCAAGTGCtgtcaacattttattgctctTTTTGAAaaccttaaaaaaaaatgcaattttatagtACAAACTTCTGAgctttacatttaatatttttataaacattttgcacTCAATATGcataatgcaaattatgcaataatttatggcaataattttgttttgagaCGCGTAAGTTTGGTTTGAAAttggcttaatttatatttatgcttgtgCTTTGCAGGAGAGTGTGGACGAAATGGAGCGGCGCAAGGAGAAGATTATGCTGCTATCGctgcagcgacgccagcagcaggaGGAGGCCAAGGTGCGAAAGGAGATTGAGGCAGCGCAAAAACGTGAAAAGGAGCGTGAGAAGGAGGAGGAGCGTGCACGCAAAAAGGAGGAACAGATGGCGCGACGTGCGGCCATACTGGAGCAGCATAAGCTCAAGAAAGCCATCGAAGAGGCTGAGCGAGAGGTGCGCactcaatatttatatttatatgtatttatatttaaatatttttgttatttgtttgtagGGCAAGACGCTGGATCGCAGCGAGCTGCATGGCAAACTGACGCCACAGTCATCATCGGCGTCCGTGTCGCGACGACCAACGCGTGTGATGCGTCCGCGTCCCAAAACGATTCACGTGGATGATGCCAGCGTGGACATCAGTGAGGCCTCAAGCCTCTCCAGCCGTGGCAAGAAGGGCTCGAATTCAAACCTAACCGGTGAGCCAAGGATCTAAACCAaacaacagcacacacacgcagcttaGTTAGAAAGTTGAAGCTATAATTGCAATAGATATTAGATTAGCAGAGCTGTCTGTCCGACTGTATAGTCAATATAACTACGCTTCATGCATTGTAAATTAGACCTGAGAACTCGATTCACaaactatatacaaaattagttttatataattgtaaGCACATGTTCATTATTCTATACTTGACAGAATTATCTGTGGCAACTTCATCTAAACAGATTTGTATGTGCTGTAAATAGTTTCGGCTTGTCGAAAGCACAATAGCTCTATTAGCTGCCTAAGAACCTACGCGATTTCGTTaacgtttgtttttgtgtttaatttgatttttgttaattttaatttcttattgcTTTGGTTGCCCGCCCcctaccaacaacaacaacaacaacgtgtACACAGGCTACGGTCAACTAAGCTCAAACACAATGAAAAGAGATTATTATAGGGGCTCGCAAGACTCCCTGACTGTGAAAggtaaatgtttgttttttatgtgtttacCCGCCCCcgtgttttatattttatttttattatttattaacacacAACGTTAGTTTTAAGCTAAAGCATGCAAGATATATTAGTTTGGTTTATGGGGggcattttgattttgtgatctggtttggtttggtttgcatttgcagctaacGTAACATAGTTTAAAACTCATACTTAAATGCTAAGTCGTAACCACTAATCTTGTTCAACAGAGTCCCCCGATGATTATCCAAGCACTAGTTCAACTCCGATTGGACGGCGCGGATCCTACAAAACATCCAGAGGTTGGTGCTGGGTAACAGCTTAACAGCATTTcactagctctagctctagctctctACCTTCTACTTAACTATGTATTTATTGGTTTTTCTACTCTTGCTTTGGTTTGAATAGTGGCAGCTTTCAAACCCCTCAacaacactaaaaaaaaaaggttattTTTGAgttcaagtttttatttatggttGAAGGCGTGTTTTATGCTAGATCACACTCACTCTATGTACGCTCAACATATCCTAAACcataacaaagcaaaaaatataaaaaagaataatagTTATAAGAAAACTAACTGCTAGCGCACATAAGAACACGCACCAGGGCAATTCAACAACagttacaaaaacaaaaggaattggcaattataaatatgcgaTTGGGTTTAACATTTTGTGATGGGCTTAGActagtttatataatttctttaaatcATAAAACTGCTCAATTTGATCCTTATACGTATTTGTGTGCACTCGACTCTTGCGTCACTCCGTGTTGCCAATTTTTACAGAGCCAGCCGTTGAAAGGGGCCGCACCCTGTCGCGTATATCGGTTGCTAAGGGGAGCACGCTTAATTTCCGTGGCCGAAAGTCTAATTCGCTAATGAATTTGTGCGGTAAGAAGCGTTCCACagctatacaaaaaaatatttaaaaaatccattattatattaaagctGCTTGCCTTTAAGTTTCTTTCAATCTCCAAACTGTTTAACTATGTAAATTTCCTACTgctatttaatgtttattttactttcattGTCGCTCTTTATTGGTTATGGGTTGTAACGCTCAGTTTACtttctatattattattattggtgACAATCAGATTCAATACTTTTTATTagtttgtaatattttgtaCCTTTATGTCTCATTTGTTTTCATCTTTGATTAATCTATGATCATATttctgctttaaataaataagcttgcaatttataattaatttcaatttttttgaattatgtATAATGTAATGTTGAATTATagcttgcagtttattttaatttgataaaattatagttttatattatagCGTAAAGTCTCCTCTTCTCAATTCTTTGTACTTTATTTTGTTACTCCTTTGCTATGTTCATAAGAAAGCGGTGTTGGTTCTTAAATTTTCTTTGGAACAGCttgtaaaatacaaaagaattTTTCAACTGTCGCAACTGGTTCTGGTTTGACTTGTACTGTCCGCTTATTGGGGGAACGGAATTGCcctttgatttataaaaaaaaaacaatgacaCAATTACACGCACACCACTACgccttcacacacacacacgcactcacacattCGCACTACCACTCTCATATGTATTTAGCTTTTAAGTATGTTACTGTCAACAACGAAATTTGCTAAATTCTGTGCACACATTCTCttcttttatttctatttctttcaaattcaaaactgTGTACAAAACCCTCTCAAAAATAATGTGATATGCAAAtaaccaaacaaacaaatgtgataactaaaaatctattaacaaacaaatacgcGCAATGATTTAACATTTATCGCTTTCATCGCTCGATATCTCATCAAACTGTGGCAACGAACTAACAAACATCAACCGAATCAACTTACTCTGCATGGAATATGGCCACATGTCAACTGCCTGCTCCTCCTCTCTATCTTTatgtggctttggctgtggctgtggctctggctctggctgtggtTTGTGGCAATGCGCGCTGATTGATATGATTGCATGTTTGACTGATGAATTGATGAACGTTCGATTTCGCTTGATGGTTAGACACAGATTCGGGACTGGGAAGGGCCACTCCGCCGCGTCGGGCGCCGTCACCAGGAATGGGTGCATCAGGTAGGCATATGCCATCCCCCTCTGGACCAGGCTCTTTGCCGCCAGGTTTGATATCGAAGCGTCGCGGATTTGATGATGGATCAAGCCTTAACTCATTAACTGCAAACGCATTTAACATGGACTATTCGGGTTTGTACTTAGTCTCAAAGAATTCTCCTCAGTTAatctcacacacagacacacacacaaacacaccatacccacatatatatatatatctcacATATCGTacatatagatacatatattgGTTTCTTCATGCATCATTTGGAACGTTTTATCCACTTTCAGTTCATTGCTCACTTCAGTTCGACTTCAGTTTAATTTCAATCATTTAACGATTGTCAAACAAATATTCCACATTTTTACTCTGTTCGTTTATTCGAtttatactacatatatatataatttgtacatCAAAGAACTATGTAATCAACATAGGGGCCTGCGTCAATTTTGTGTGTGAAATTGCAATCCGTTCGTTATTCCGTTGCGTCGTCAAATCCTCGACTTCGATAGTCAAACCGAGAGTTGTgtcaaatagttttttataatgccaaattataaacacaataaaaagCTTTCTAACAATTACCAATTGGCTCGATTAACCGCTTCTcacaaaatgcaataagcaacaacaaaacttttacaaaattgcaagcaatactcaatttattttaaatatgttcgttaaaatgttttgtgttatttttttgtttgctttgtttaacaGTAATTGTAATTTGATTGTCTTAgcagtaaatttatatttaatttatgattgaTTGCAGAATGATTTATCTATTATtgagtaaattattaaacattgcATCAAGCTGCAGTCTGCGcttgatttataatttgtaactTAATCGTAGTCACTTGCCTTGCAGTTGCACGTAGTCTGAGTTTTGCGTATAGACGACAAAATACAAACCTAATTTAAGATGTTTGCCATTAACACTGAGTAGAAATCCATGATAAATCCATGAGCGCATTGCTGGAGCATGACTAATGTGACTGCTGTGTTGATTGACAGGTCCGAAGCTGTATAAGCAGCCGGCGGCGAAATCTAATCGCGGCATTATATTGAACGCCGTGGAGTATTGCGTCTTTCCGGGCGCGGTCAACCGtgaagccaaacaaaaagtgCTCGAGAAGATTGCGCGCTCAGAGGCGAAGCACTTTCTTGTGCTCTTCCGTGATGCGGGCTGCCAATTCCGTGCCCTCTATAGCTACGTGCCGGAGACGAATCTGGTGACCAAGCTGTATGGCACAGGGCCAGCGCAAGTCGATGATGTTATGTTCGATAAGTTCTTCAAGTAAGTGTCACATggtttttttattgattgccTATTAATGCTTTCGCTTTTGCATCTTGCAGATACAACTCAGGTGGCAAATGCTTCTCGCAGATACACACAAAGCATCTGACCGTCACAATTGACGCCTTCACCATACACAACTCGCTCTGGCAAGGCAAACGAACACAGCTGCCCAGCAAAAAGGATATGGCGCTTGTGATCTAAAAGATCAAGTAGTTCAAGGATATAGcgagagcgggagagcgagGCGGGGCAAACGAAGCGCTTGGCGCTGGCGTGCATTTGCGCtcataaactaaactaacttCAACTGCAGCATTGAGACACTTTcgataacaattaaattcatttgtttcAATGTCACTCGAGTGATTGCAGTATGTGAATGCTGAAATTCTGGGTGGGCGGGCAAGCTCTGGTACAGGGTACAGGGTATGGCAAATATGGCATATTATggcttaattatataataactaattgcacagcagcagcagcagcagattgatAAACATTGTTGTAAATGCtagtgaaatatttattttgaatatttagcaTACATACGAACATAAGCATATAAACAGAATAATCAACTTTTATTCTTTATGTGAAAAGTAAAtgtaacaaaatcaaaa
Protein-coding regions in this window:
- the LOC108596518 gene encoding patronin isoform X29, yielding MDAETQEIRQARQRASVKWLLSKAFNNRVPDNLKEPFYRDHENQERLKPQIVVELGNATLYCQTLTNLYSDPNYQSLNHWSILQTLARKGTPVAEPSDMPITETVLIQTNPLRINAHMSVIESLMVLYAKEISSGDRVMAAIRRISGSNYQLAQAQSYEQGLLAWISHACAALKKRIVKELESTVPDEIGTRLQTPDIPPVRDFQDLCDGICLALLISYYCPKVLPWTSVRINYLPAVEDSIHNILLVSSFSQKHLPYGVFHMTPEDVTYMRGSMKLNLVLLLTDLFNLFEIHPAKCVCYPGMDGQDVIARRSLGANEHGICHRRGLTTQPVTPIPDLRSDLDQPPVGSPSNRPPFQVPHTVALSGGGFNRRSTPPNDYQAMQSNNFDGNQAEAFVVHKSRGITTLSSMHSQQQQQQQHYSQHQQQQQQQQQQSQQEPLVPARLRQAKEKNNVESKADERGDYIAAGRPSNWEQSRRPSFAGRRSRRNSSSEDSQLTIENFGGSQDQLNTLGRFERERDRERERKLSNTSVVEPAVAIRSSIADARGTLQLGYDTDSGSEKQDRETEKYLMRRQASVDNVPSVSGHNLSNAGSPLPMARNKQHSNDKDYSAEHYNDARSSVYDVETTPVRKSSTSSMPASPAAWQLEVCDDDMRSLENASKLSTIRMKLEEKRRRIEQDKRKIEMALMRHQEKEDLESCPDVMKWETMSNESKRTPEMDAVDLDKYQQSIAIMNMNLQDIQQDIHRLATQQSQMQAQHLQAQQLMQAQQIANMLNQQTYGSQQHLADHHYQQRPMQQSFGSSPHLPQAFNAPVSAYSSRPPSRDPYQQQQQQQQQQTPMQLPPMQYVNEHGQYMSPPQHYMQPQSLYSDNGTPYNNHSPYGAPPPPQYAQRSSVIYDDYGQPANHFYLHETSPQPAHPQRRTWAHSAAAAAYEQQQQQPPLLDVNAWQTQKKMQQQHQQQQPWQPNRPPSSVGAPQGFVLHQNGGGAGGGGGGGGGELQHLFQVQASPQHSQRLHGGANGVQRQQSLTNLRDNRSPKGNMVGGPQHMAMGQHEDMMAPQSICFIGDEEDVEELERNIIESMQSTRISDFVVQQQQRLQQQQQQQQHQQQQQQHHSGRGSSSEDYDSGELISNKLNITSGNLTYRIPSPSRPAIQANSFQDPRGGGSEEPAEKGFYISFDNEQPKRPKPPLRAKRSPKKESSRDSVDNQVVLKRESLSQLHNNSFSASEEPKHVASRASMSMNMNASATYNKYTDEPPVQLRQLSHTSAEPASNGQERRHLEDLTNQPKQQPLSPTRLSRTEQSNLSAAEAKNKALVIGVDATNLDPESVDEMERRKEKIMLLSLQRRQQQEEAKVRKEIEAAQKREKEREKEEERARKKEEQMARRAAILEQHKLKKAIEEAEREGKTLDRSELHGKLTPQSSSASVSRRPTRVMRPRPKTIHVDDASVDISEASSLSSRGKKGSNSNLTGYGQLSSNTMKRDYYRGSQDSLTVKGPKLYKQPAAKSNRGIILNAVEYCVFPGAVNREAKQKVLEKIARSEAKHFLVLFRDAGCQFRALYSYVPETNLVTKLYGTGPAQVDDVMFDKFFKYNSGGKCFSQIHTKHLTVTIDAFTIHNSLWQGKRTQLPSKKDMALVI
- the LOC108596518 gene encoding patronin isoform X1, whose protein sequence is MDAETQEIRQARQRASVKWLLSKAFNNRVPDNLKEPFYRDHENQERLKPQIVVELGNATLYCQTLTNLYSDPNYQSLNHWSILQTLARKGTPVAEPSDMPITETVLIQTNPLRINAHMSVIESLMVLYAKEISSGDRVMAAIRRISGSNYQLAQAQSYEQGLLAWISHACAALKKRIVKELESTVPDEIGTRLQTPDIPPVRDFQDLCDGICLALLISYYCPKVLPWTSVRINYLPAVEDSIHNILLVSSFSQKHLPYGVFHMTPEDVTYMRGSMKLNLVLLLTDLFNLFEIHPAKCVCYPGMDGQDVIARRSLGANEHGICHRRGLTTQPVTPIPDLRSDLDQPPVGSPSNRPPFQVPHTVALSGGGFNRRSTPPNDYQAMQSNNFDGNQAEAFVVHKSRGITTLSSMHSQQQQQQQHYSQHQQQQQQQQQQSQQEPLVPARLRQAKEKNNVESKADERGDYIAAGRPSNWEQSRRPSFAGRRSRRNSSSEDSQLTIENFGGSQDQLNTLGRFERERDRERERKLSNTSVVEPAVAIRSSIADARGTLQLGYDTDSGSEKQDRETEKYLMRRQASVDNVPSVSGHNLSNAGSPLPMARNKQHSNDKDYSAEHYNDARSSVYDVETTPVRKSSTSSMPASPAAWQLEVCDDDMRSLENASKLSTIRMKLEEKRRRIEQDKRKIEMALMRHQEKEDLESCPDVMKWETMSNESKRTPEMDAVDLDKYQQSIAIMNMNLQDIQQDIHRLATQQSQMQAQHLQAQQLMQAQQIANMLNQQQTYGSQQHLADHHYQQRPMQQSFGSSPHLPQAFNAPVSAYSSRPPSRDPYQQQQQQQQQQTPMQLPPMQYVNEHGQYMSPPQHYMQPQSLYSDNGTPYNNHSPYGAPPPPQYAQRSSVIYDDYGQPANHFYLHETSPQPAHPQRRTWAHSAAAAAYEQQQQQPPLLDVNAWQTQKKMQQQHQQQQPWQPNRPPSSVGAPQGFVLHQNGGGAGGGGGGGGGELQHLFQVQASPQHSQRLHGGANGVQRQQSLTNLRDNRSPKGNMVGGPQHMAMGQHEDMMAPQSICFIGDEEDVEELERNIIESMQSTRISDFVVQQQQRLQQQQQQQQHQQQQQQHHSGRGSSSEDYDSGELISNKLNITSGNLTYRIPSPSRPAIQANSFQDPRGGGSEEPAEKGFYISFDNEQPKRPKPPLRAKRSPKKESSRDSVDNQVVLKRESLSQLHNNSFSASEEPKHVASRASMSMNMNASATYNKYTDEPPVQLRQLSHTSAEPASNGQERRHLEDLTNQPKQQPLSPTRLSRTEQSNLSAAEAKNKALVIGVDATNLDPESVDEMERRKEKIMLLSLQRRQQQEEAKVRKEIEAAQKREKEREKEEERARKKEEQMARRAAILEQHKLKKAIEEAEREGKTLDRSELHGKLTPQSSSASVSRRPTRVMRPRPKTIHVDDASVDISEASSLSSRGKKGSNSNLTGYGQLSSNTMKRDYYRGSQDSLTVKESPDDYPSTSSTPIGRRGSYKTSREPAVERGRTLSRISVAKGSTLNFRGRKSNSLMNLCDTDSGLGRATPPRRAPSPGMGASGRHMPSPSGPGSLPPGLISKRRGFDDGSSLNSLTANAFNMDYSGPKLYKQPAAKSNRGIILNAVEYCVFPGAVNREAKQKVLEKIARSEAKHFLVLFRDAGCQFRALYSYVPETNLVTKLYGTGPAQVDDVMFDKFFKYNSGGKCFSQIHTKHLTVTIDAFTIHNSLWQGKRTQLPSKKDMALVI
- the LOC108596518 gene encoding patronin isoform X10; this encodes MDAETQEIRQARQRASVKWLLSKAFNNRVPDNLKEPFYRDHENQERLKPQIVVELGNATLYCQTLTNLYSDPNYQSLNHWSILQTLARKGTPVAEPSDMPITETVLIQTNPLRINAHMSVIESLMVLYAKEISSGDRVMAAIRRISGSNYQLAQAQSYEQGLLAWISHACAALKKRIVKELESTVPDEIGTRLQTPDIPPVRDFQDLCDGICLALLISYYCPKVLPWTSVRINYLPAVEDSIHNILLVSSFSQKHLPYGVFHMTPEDVTYMRGSMKLNLVLLLTDLFNLFEIHPAKCVCYPGMDGQDVIARRSLGANEHGICHRRGLTTQPVTPIPDLRSDLDQPPVGSPSNRPPFQVPHTVALSGGGFNRRSTPPNDYQAMQSNNFDGNQAEAFVVHKSRGITTLSSMHSQQQQQQQHYSQHQQQQQQQQQQSQQEPLVPARLRQAKEKNNVESKADERGDYIAAGRPSNWEQSRRPSFAGRRSRRNSSSEDSQLTIENFGGSQDQLNTLGRFERERDRERERKLSNTSVVEPAVAIRSSIADARGTLQLGYDTDSGSEKQDRETEKYLMRRQASVDNVPSVSGHNLSNAGSPLPMARNKQHSNDKDYSAEHYNDARSSVYDVETTPVRKSSTSSMPASPAAWQLEVCDDDMRSLENASKLSTIRMKLEEKRRRIEQDKRKIEMALMRHQEKEDLESCPDVMKWETMSNESKRTPEMDAVDLDKYQQSIAIMNMNLQDIQQDIHRLATQQSQMQAQHLQAQQLMQAQQIANMLNQQQTYGSQQHLADHHYQQRPMQQSFGSSPHLPQAFNAPVSAYSSRPPSRDPYQQQQQQQQQQTPMQLPPMQYVNEHGQYMSPPQHYMQPQSLYSDNGTPYNNHSPYGAPPPPQYAQRSSVIYDDYGQPANHFYLHETSPQPAHPQRRTWAHSAAAAAYEQQQQQPPLLDVNAWQTQKKMQQQHQQQQPWQPNRPPSSVGAPQGFVLHQNGGGAGGGGGGGGGELQHLFQVQASPQHSQRLHGGANGVQRQQSLTNLRDNRSPKGNMVGGPQHMAMGQHEDMMAPQSICFIGDEEDVEELERNIIESMQSTRISDFVVQQQQRLQQQQQQQQHQQQQQQHHSGRGSSSEDYDSGELISNKLNITSGNLTYRIPSPSRPAIQANSFQDPRGGGSEEPAEKGFYISFDNEQPKRPKPPLRAKRSPKKESSRDSVDNQVVLKRESLSQLHNNSFSASEEPKHVASRASMSMNMNASATYNKYTDEPPVQLRQLSHTSAEPASNGQERRHLEDLTNQPKQQPLSPTRLSRTEQSNLSAAEAKNKALVIGVDATNLDPESVDEMERRKEKIMLLSLQRRQQQEEAKVRKEIEAAQKREKEREKEEERARKKEEQMARRAAILEQHKLKKAIEEAEREGKTLDRSELHGKLTPQSSSASVSRRPTRVMRPRPKTIHVDDASVDISEASSLSSRGKKGSNSNLTGYGQLSSNTMKRDYYRGSQDSLTVKESPDDYPSTSSTPIGRRGSYKTSREPAVERGRTLSRISVAKGSTLNFRGRKSNSLMNLCDTDSGLGRATPPRRAPSPGMGASGPKLYKQPAAKSNRGIILNAVEYCVFPGAVNREAKQKVLEKIARSEAKHFLVLFRDAGCQFRALYSYVPETNLVTKLYGTGPAQVDDVMFDKFFKYNSGGKCFSQIHTKHLTVTIDAFTIHNSLWQGKRTQLPSKKDMALVI
- the LOC108596518 gene encoding patronin isoform X40 codes for the protein MDAETQEIRQARQRASVKWLLSKAFNNRVPDNLKEPFYRDHENQERLKPQIVVELGNATLYCQTLTNLYSDPNYQSLNHWSILQTLARKGTPVAEPSDMPITETVLIQTNPLRINAHMSVIESLMVLYAKEISSGDRVMAAIRRISGSNYQLAQAQSYEQGLLAWISHACAALKKRIVKELESTVPDEIGTRLQTPDIPPVRDFQDLCDGICLALLISYYCPKVLPWTSVRINYLPAVEDSIHNILLVSSFSQKHLPYGVFHMTPEDVTYMRGSMKLNLVLLLTDLFNLFEIHPAKCVCYPGMDGQVPHTVALSGGGFNRRSTPPNDYQAMQSNNFDGNQAEAFVVHKSRGITTLSSMHSQQQQQQQHYSQHQQQQQQQQQQSQQEPLVPARLRQAKEKNNVESKADERGDYIAAGRPSNWEQSRRPSFAGRRSRRNSSSEDSQLTIENFGGSQDQLNTLGRFERERDRERERKLSNTSVVEPAVAIRSSIADARGTLQLGYDTDSGSEKQDRETEKYLMRRQASVDNVPSVSGHNLSNAGSPLPMARNKQHSNDKDYSAEHYNDARSSVYDVETTPVRKSSTSSMPASPAAWQLEVCDDDMRSLENASKLSTIRMKLEEKRRRIEQDKRKIEMALMRHQEKEDLESCPDVMKWETMSNESKRTPEMDAVDLDKYQQSIAIMNMNLQDIQQDIHRLATQQSQMQAQHLQAQQLMQAQQIANMLNQQQTYGSQQHLADHHYQQRPMQQSFGSSPHLPQAFNAPVSAYSSRPPSRDPYQQQQQQQQQQTPMQLPPMQYVNEHGQYMSPPQHYMQPQSLYSDNGTPYNNHSPYGAPPPPQYAQRSSVIYDDYGQPANHFYLHETSPQPAHPQRRTWAHSAAAAAYEQQQQQPPLLDVNAWQTQKKMQQQHQQQQPWQPNRPPSSVGAPQGFVLHQNGGGAGGGGGGGGGELQHLFQVQASPQHSQRLHGGANGVQRQQSLTNLRDNRSPKGNMVGGPQHMAMGQHEDMMAPQSICFIGDEEDVEELERNIIESMQSTRISDFVVQQQQRLQQQQQQQQHQQQQQQHHSGRGSSSEDYDSGELISNKLNITSGNLTYRIPSPSRPAIQANSFQDPRGGGSEEPAEKGFYISFDNEQPKRPKPPLRAKRSPKKESSRDSVDNQVVLKRESLSQLHNNSFSASEEPKHVASRASMSMNMNASATYNKYTDEPPVQLRQLSHTSAEPASNGQERRHLEDLTNQPKQQPLSPTRLSRTEQSNLSAAEAKNKALVIGVDATNLDPESVDEMERRKEKIMLLSLQRRQQQEEAKVRKEIEAAQKREKEREKEEERARKKEEQMARRAAILEQHKLKKAIEEAEREGKTLDRSELHGKLTPQSSSASVSRRPTRVMRPRPKTIHVDDASVDISEASSLSSRGKKGSNSNLTGPKLYKQPAAKSNRGIILNAVEYCVFPGAVNREAKQKVLEKIARSEAKHFLVLFRDAGCQFRALYSYVPETNLVTKLYGTGPAQVDDVMFDKFFKYNSGGKCFSQIHTKHLTVTIDAFTIHNSLWQGKRTQLPSKKDMALVI